The region ATGTAATCAACGAAGCCAAAGAGCTAAACAGCGTGGGCGTTTACGCGCCCTTGGCGATAGAAACTAGCGGGCACGCGGCGTTTTTGGAAAATTATTTTTTGGACGACGGGGCCTATCTAGTTATCAGAATCTTAATCAAGCTGTGCCAGCTAAAAAAACAAAACAAAACGCTGTTGTCTTTAATAGAGGATTTAAAAGAGCCCATAGAAACATACGAAGCAAGGTTGGGCTTTAAGCCCAGCTGTAAAGACTGGAAAAAATCCGCCCGAGAAATTATGGCCAGGCTGGAAAAAGTATTCGCCAAAAAAATGGGCTTTAGGCTTGCCCAAAGTTATGAGGGCGTTAGGGTTAATTTCTTAGACGGCTGGATGCTTATAAGGCAAAGCGTCCACGACCCTATCTTGCCCGTTAACATAGAAAGCGATAGACAAGGCGGCGTGTTTTTTGCCGTTAAAAAACTATATAATGTGTTAAAAAAGCATGAAGAATTGGATTTGGGCGTTTTAAAGTCATATATAACGGAACAAAAACTTGCCAAAAAAAGCTAACATATAGATTAAAAAAGATTTATAGGAGCGGAGCAAATATATGGACAGTATAACTTCCAAAGCTATTAACGCGATAAGGATGCTTTCAGCGGACGCGATCCAAAAAGCCACAAGCGGACACCCCGGCTTGCCCTTGGGAGCCGCGCCTATGGCTTACGAGCTGTGGGCGAACCATATGACGCATAACCCCAAAAACCCCAAGTTTTTTAACCGCGACAGGTTTGTCTTGTCCGCGGGTCACGGGTCAATGCTTTTGTATTCGTTGCTGCATTTGTTTGGTTACGGCCTTGAGATTGAGGATATCAAAAACTTTCGCCAGCTAAACTCCAAGACCCCCGGGCATCCCGAATACGGGCATACCGCGGGCGTGGAGACTACGACAGGGCCGTTGGGGCAGGGCGTGGCAAACGCCGTGGGAATGGCTATCGCCGAGAGCATGCTTGCGGCGCGCTTTAATAAAGACGGCTTTAATATCGTGGACCATTATACCTACGTAATCGCGGGCGACGGCTGCATGATGGAAGGAATAGAAAGCGAGGCGGCGTCGCTGGCGGGAACATTGAAGCTTGGCAAACTTATCGTGCTGTACGACAGCAACGATATTTCAATAGAAGGCAACATTAATATAGCTTTTTGCGAGGATGTGGCGGCGCGGCACAAAGCGCAAGGCTGGGATATTCAGTATGTTAAAGACGGCAATGATTTAGAAGAATTGTCCAAGGCAATCAACGCCGCAAAAGCCGCAAAGGACAAGCCGTCTTTGATAGTGGTCAAAACCCAGATTGGATACGGAAGCCCTTTGGCGGGAACGCACGACTGCCACGGCTCGCCTTTGGGCGAAGAAAATATCAAAAAGACCCGAGAGTTTTTGGGCTGGAATTACGAGCCCTTTGAAGTGCCTTCTGAGGTTTACGAGCATTATAATAATTTGGCTAAGCGCGGCATTGAGGCAGAAGAGCGTTGGAACAACCTAGTCCAAAAATATAAAGAGCTATATCCGCAAGAGTATGATGAATTTATGGGCATGCTGGAAAATAAAATCCCCGAGCTCGTTAAAATAGAGAGTTTGTGGGAATTTGCCGACAAGGCCGATGCCACCAGAAACTCAAGCGGAATAATATTGAATAAACTGGCGGATATTTTGCCCAACCTTATAGGAGGCTCCGCCGATTTGTCGCCTTCCACCAAAACCTATCTCAAGAACAAAGGCTCCTATTCGGCCGATAACCGCGTAGGCAGGAATTTGCATTTTGGCGTAAGGGAGCACGCTATGGCGGCAGTCTGCAACGGAATATACTTGCACGGCGGGTTTAATGTGTTCTGCTCCACGTTCTTTGTGTTTTCGGATTATATGAAAAACGCCATAAGGTTGTCCGCGCTTATGAACATACCCGTTATTTATGTTTTGACGCACGACAGCATAGGCGTTGGCGAAGACGGGCCTACGCATCAGCCCATAGAACACCTGATAGCGCTAAGGGCGATCCCCAATCTTAAAGTATTCCGTCCCGCGGACGGTTGCGAAACTACGGCGGCTTATATAAGCGCGCTGTCGGG is a window of Clostridiales bacterium DNA encoding:
- the tkt gene encoding transketolase encodes the protein MDSITSKAINAIRMLSADAIQKATSGHPGLPLGAAPMAYELWANHMTHNPKNPKFFNRDRFVLSAGHGSMLLYSLLHLFGYGLEIEDIKNFRQLNSKTPGHPEYGHTAGVETTTGPLGQGVANAVGMAIAESMLAARFNKDGFNIVDHYTYVIAGDGCMMEGIESEAASLAGTLKLGKLIVLYDSNDISIEGNINIAFCEDVAARHKAQGWDIQYVKDGNDLEELSKAINAAKAAKDKPSLIVVKTQIGYGSPLAGTHDCHGSPLGEENIKKTREFLGWNYEPFEVPSEVYEHYNNLAKRGIEAEERWNNLVQKYKELYPQEYDEFMGMLENKIPELVKIESLWEFADKADATRNSSGIILNKLADILPNLIGGSADLSPSTKTYLKNKGSYSADNRVGRNLHFGVREHAMAAVCNGIYLHGGFNVFCSTFFVFSDYMKNAIRLSALMNIPVIYVLTHDSIGVGEDGPTHQPIEHLIALRAIPNLKVFRPADGCETTAAYISALSGTSPTAIVLSRQNLPQLNADGRGALKGGYVLSDCEGEPDVILMASGSEVEVILKAQELLKEQGVKSRVVSMPCMEVFEAQSPEYKESVLPDRIRARVAVEAGSSYSWHKYTGLDGKVLGVDSFGASAPAKQLFELYGLTAENVANAAKELLKK